Sequence from the Aestuariirhabdus haliotis genome:
AGTGGTTGGCAAACCTTGCGGGTGAGTCGGCGCTGGCCTTTGACGCATTGCCCCTGTTGGTGATGATCGTAGCGTTGTTGGCGTTATGGTTAGCGCCTGCTCGGCTGCTGCATTTCTATGGCGTGGGACCCTGGCGGTCACTGTTGGCTAGCCTGTCTTTGTTGCTGTTATGGCTCCCGGTGGGTTTCAGTTATGCCCCCTACCAAGGGTTTTGGCTAGAGCCGTACGATGACTCCTATGTCGAGGCGCCAAGCCCATATGCCCCGCTGGATGAAGAAACCCTGTTCTCGTTACAGCCACAACGCCTGGAAAACAGTCTTGAGCAATTGAAACCCCAACGTGCGGGTGTCACTGATCTGTATTTTCTGGCTTTTGCACCCTATGCCGAACAGGATGTCTTTCTCAGTGAAATCAATATTATTCGCGCACTAATGGAGCGACGTTTTGACACTGAAGGGCGCTCATTGTCGTTGGTTAACCATCGCGATACCTTTATGCAGCAACCCCTGGCCACTGTGACCAACTTGCGTCTGGCGCTGCAGGCCCTGAGCCAGGTGATGGATCCGGAAGAAGATGTTCTGGTGCTGTATCTGACCTCTCACGGTTCCCGGGATCATGAGCTGGCCGCCGAGTTTGGCCAGCTGCCTTTGACCCAGTTAACGCCATCGTCGCTGTCGGAGTTGCTTGAGCAATCCGGGATTCGCTGGCGAGCCGTTATGGTGTCGGCCTGCTTTGCGGGAGGTTACCTGCCGACGCTAATCAATGACAACAGTTTTGTTGCGGTGGCGGCGGCGGCCGATCGTACCTCATTCGGTTGCGGTAACGACAATGATATGACCTACTTCGGTAATGCGCTGTTTCGGGAACAGCTCAGCACCGAGTTTTCCCTGGCCACGGCGATGGAGCAGGCGCAGCGCTCGATACTGGCCCGCGAACAGCGTGAGGAATTAACACCATCGCAACCGGCGTTCCACCTGGGAGAGTCTATGGCCGACAAGTGGCAGCAGTTGGCAAAACGCCTGCAGCACCAGAAATGGTTGGCCTGCGAACCTGAAACAGCTAGCCCGTCCACGGCCGAGGGAGCAAGTCTGAACCCGGTCTGCGATGACCTGAACAACGAAGCGAAGAGGTTGAAATGACAACGAATCCGACTCTGGTAGAGGTGGTCCGTGGCGATATTGTTGAGAGTCGTCATGTTGGTCGTGCGGTGGTAATGGATGCTCAGGGGCAGGTGCGCTGGAGTTGTGGTGACATCGAAGAGTTAACCTATCCGCGTTCGGCTCTTAAGGCGTTTCAGGCCTTGCCCATGGTGGCCAGCGGTGCTGCCGATCGATACGGTTTCAGCGATCAACAATTGGCCTTGGCATGCGCCTCCCATAACGGAGAAGTCTCTCACCATGACTGCGCGGCGGCCATGCTGGAGCAGTTGACATTGGATGCCGAAGACCTGGAGTGCGGTTGGCATTGGCCGATGAGTGACGTCGCGACCCGGGAGCTGGTTGCCCAGGGTATTACTCCCGACGCCTTGCATAACAATTGCTCGGGCAAGCACTGTGGCATGCTGGCGCTGGCTAGCCATCAGGGTTGGCCTACCCGGGGTTATGTGGAACTGGATCACCCGGTCCAGCAATCGATTCGTAAGGCCATTGAAGTCTGCTGGGGAGTGGATCTGGAACGGGCCCCGGTTGCCCTCGATGGTTGCAGTGCGCCCATCTGGGCGGTTCCGCTGCGAGCCCTGGCGCAGGGTTTTGCTCGCTTGGCTGCCCCCGCCTCCTTGCCTGATCAATATCAGGCCGCCGCGACCCGATTGCTCAACGCCTGCCTGCAACACCCTTGGTACGTCGCGGGCAGTGATCGTTTCTGCAGTCGGTTGATGACCGAGCTGGGTGATCAGGTGTTTGTAAAATTGGGCGCAGAGGGTGTCTATGTGGCGGCTATCCCGAGCAGAGCCTTAGGGGTGGCGGTGAAGGTGGATTCCGGTGATATCAAAGCCGTCGAAGTGGCGATTGCCAATGTGCTGGCCAGGTTGGGACTGCCCGTGAGCGGAGCCTTCACCCGCCCGGATATTCGTAACCGCAAACAACGATTGACCGGACATTACCAGGCGGCCACAGCGTTGAGCAGCCCTCTGGCGCTCTGAAGCGAGTGGGGGGTGAACATCGCAGGCCTCCAGATCGCTGATCTTGTGAAACCGGTGGCGGACACTGGGAACTCCAGTGCCATAGGAGTATGCTAGCGGGTTGATGATATTTTAGGCAGTGTCCACCGTGAAACACCCACCGAGTAAACAAGAGATGCGTCAGCAACTGCAGCGAGAGATGGACGCCTTTCTCTCCGGTGGCGGCCAGGTGGATGAGATTCCCCGCGGGCAATCGGCGATTGCTCCCGGTGAGATACCCCCCGGGATGAGTCGCAGCATTCCGTCCAGTGGTCCGAAAAGCAAGCGTGAATCCTTGCTGCATGTGACCCAGGCGATTGACGAACGGCGGCGCCTGAAAGCCGAGAACAAGCGCCGTGCAACACCCCTGAAAACTAATCGCAGTCCGCGCAAAGTGCCGGTTTACGACGACTTCGGTGAAGTGATTCGCTGGGAGTGGCGGGCTCCCAAAGAATAAGGCCGAAAACTTTGATCGTAGCAGGCCTCATGACCTCCTGTGCCAAGGGGGCATGGCGCCCGCTGATCCGATCAGAGGTGCCTTAGCCAAAGAAACGGTGCAATGAACGGGATAACCAGCCCTCGTGTTCGTGCCTCATTTTGCGCTGGTAAGCTTGCACGGTCTGAACGTAATCACCGTCTTCGCTCTGGATATGATTGATCAACCATTTGCGCAGGGTGATCAGCAACTCTTCGGCCACGTCCTGGCCCTCTTCGTGACG
This genomic interval carries:
- a CDS encoding C13 family peptidase, with amino-acid sequence MGKGVRGLIDNLWMGWCLLSLRPLSQARLALSIDQLIALLALDLVLQIASEWWQAPAAAEFNSWSLLYNASSWVLLGLSAWLVTRVLRHPEQLMRVLVGVVALLPFLQLLQWLANLAGESALAFDALPLLVMIVALLALWLAPARLLHFYGVGPWRSLLASLSLLLLWLPVGFSYAPYQGFWLEPYDDSYVEAPSPYAPLDEETLFSLQPQRLENSLEQLKPQRAGVTDLYFLAFAPYAEQDVFLSEINIIRALMERRFDTEGRSLSLVNHRDTFMQQPLATVTNLRLALQALSQVMDPEEDVLVLYLTSHGSRDHELAAEFGQLPLTQLTPSSLSELLEQSGIRWRAVMVSACFAGGYLPTLINDNSFVAVAAAADRTSFGCGNDNDMTYFGNALFREQLSTEFSLATAMEQAQRSILAREQREELTPSQPAFHLGESMADKWQQLAKRLQHQKWLACEPETASPSTAEGASLNPVCDDLNNEAKRLK
- a CDS encoding asparaginase encodes the protein MTTNPTLVEVVRGDIVESRHVGRAVVMDAQGQVRWSCGDIEELTYPRSALKAFQALPMVASGAADRYGFSDQQLALACASHNGEVSHHDCAAAMLEQLTLDAEDLECGWHWPMSDVATRELVAQGITPDALHNNCSGKHCGMLALASHQGWPTRGYVELDHPVQQSIRKAIEVCWGVDLERAPVALDGCSAPIWAVPLRALAQGFARLAAPASLPDQYQAAATRLLNACLQHPWYVAGSDRFCSRLMTELGDQVFVKLGAEGVYVAAIPSRALGVAVKVDSGDIKAVEVAIANVLARLGLPVSGAFTRPDIRNRKQRLTGHYQAATALSSPLAL